A window of Diospyros lotus cultivar Yz01 chromosome 14, ASM1463336v1, whole genome shotgun sequence contains these coding sequences:
- the LOC127790937 gene encoding pectinesterase inhibitor-like, with translation MAYSLRKTSSLFPASLLLFVFFSLSSRATATLIEDVCSKTQNPPLCLEVLKGDHRSNKADLKGLGLIAIDSAEKFAKETSKLVVSLVKKASDPKVKGRYETCEENYDDTVTNLEEARQALKSGDILGLRTRASAALDGPDTCEDGFEEPPAEARELQQANKKMEGLCSTILAVASRLS, from the coding sequence ATGGCTTATTCTTTACGCAAGACATCTTCATTGTTTCCTGCTTCACTGCTACTATTTGTTTTCTTCAGCCTCTCATCGAGAGCTACAGCCACTCTCATCGAGGATGTCTGTTCGAAAACCCAGAACCCTCCCCTATGCTTGGAGGTTCTGAAAGGCGATCATCGCTCAAACAAAGCAGACCTCAAGGGCCTCGGCCTGATCGCCATTGACAGCGCAGAGAAGTTTGCCAAAGAGACATCTAAGCTCGTCGTGTCGCTTGTGAAAAAAGCGAGTGATCCGAAAGTAAAAGGGCGGTACGAGACATGCGAGGAGAACTATGACGACACGGTGACAAACCTTGAGGAGGCGAGGCAAGCCTTGAAGTCTGGGGATATTCTTGGGCTGAGGACAAGGGCCTCCGCCGCCTTGGACGGGCCGGACACTTGCGAAGACGGCTTTGAGGAGCCACCGGCGGAGGCGCGGGAGCTGCAACAGGCCAATAAGAAGATGGAAGGCCTTTGCAGTACTATTCTGGCTGTCGCAAGTcgtttgtcttga